From the genome of Solanum stenotomum isolate F172 chromosome 5, ASM1918654v1, whole genome shotgun sequence:
taatcatcaatATACAAACGGCTGTACATAATCCTACAAACCTGAGCCACCAATACAGTGTGCATAAATGCACATAACTAGCAACACGCTCTGCAAGTTCTTTCACTGGAATTGGCTCACCATATACACTGAAAATTGCAGAACCACCAACAAGAGACAGAAAATTAGGGGTGACCACCAAGAAGAAACAAGCTCACTAGAAAAAAGGTATTTTTCAGCACTATACAAAATTTTATGTTGAGACATAAAGAACCTTTTACACAAAAAACGCATTGCAGAGCATCCCATAAAAGCCAAGAGCACTTTGTGAGGAGGGATATTGTTATACAGTGagttagagcctgtttggattgacttagtTTTGTAACTGGGAATTGAAGGTCTCCAAATGTTACTCCTAACTACAAAAAGTTAGCCCAAGAAGTGACCTTACCATTCAAAGCCATCACACAATGCACAGACACTTCATTAGGTTTTTATTCTATTTGACGCTTATTGGATGCTACTCTATGTAATTATCACTATTGAGATACCATAGACACATCAAATACTTTCATTTGTAATTCTATTATATGCATATAGTGATTCAACAAGATAATTGATGATTCCATTCATTGATTGGAGTTATGAGCGGGAAATAAAGTTAATTTCTTTAGATTTTGTGCATGATCATCATTAAGTTATTTCACAATGAATAAGTACGCCCATGAGTGTTATATGTAGGAGAACCAGAGGGTAAAACAAAATTCACACAGAGATGTAagtacatatatttatattgtttACAGACATGGTGGCTTTAAGCAAACCTTTCAAAGCTGGTTGCTTCAGACTTGGCTCGGGCAACAATCTGCCTCCCATCTGCAGCCAAACCTGCAACAGCCTGTATATAAAGAATAAAGCAGTATGGAGAAAGTGAATCACTATTCAAGAATGACAGAATGTGGCAACCGCTTCCACCAACACATGTGCTAGGTAACTTTATTTATCAACGCTGTCTACAAAGGCATTGAGAgatggaaagaaatcacctagcaTTTTTTGCCACAACTAGGATATGAACCTAATTTTGACTATGATTTATGTACCTCAATCCAGAAagtttttttaggaattaaaaaACTCATCATAAGGAAGACAAATAAAGACAAGCCCTAAAGATGTCACTTCACCTCCACCTACCCACCCCCCACCCACCCAAAAAAGACGAAGTATTACCAAAACTCAAAGTATCTAGATGCTAATCAGCACCATAAGCAAACACAATGATAGACTATACAGAGGAGCAATACTTAGAGCCTCGAGGAACCACATGATTCTCCTGCCTCTAATCATTGCTCAATTATACCACATCTCTGCCATTCTTGTTTATGTATATGAGAGATGGCAAAGATCCTCTAGGAAAAATACCAAACTTCTATAACCTCAAGGATAAAAGGGCCAGCTTTTATACAAAGATCACACAAGTCTACCACTCCATCTAAAGACGTGCAACAGCTACCACTGAAAACCTAAGTAATTACAAAAACTTAGTGATAATTTCTGTAGACATGCAACAGCTAAACAAGTCTACTACTCCATCTAAGAATCacaattttgataatttctGTCAATAGTGCCATTTCTAGACAACAAACTGACCCCTTCTAAAGTTTAGAAGGGGTCAATTTTCCATAAAAACTGAAGCAATTTTACTTTGtgatttactttcaaatataGGTAACAACTGAAAAGGAGAACAAACTGACCCTTCTAAAGTTTTTCCATTTATTTACCTCTCAACATCCCTTAACTAAAAGTTCTCTAGTTCACATAGATTATTTTGACTTTATTTGCAATTTCATACTGCTTCTGTGACCTTAGTTACTTTAAAGCTctgaatttcttcttcttcttcttcttcttttcttatattAGTAAGGCTCTGAACTTTCTTATGTTGAAGTTTCAATGCAAGCACCTCAATATGCACAtcattaaaaattacttttataaaCTCAGTTACTTTAAAGCTCCAACCTTTCTTATGATGAGGCTTGGAGTTTACTTATATGAACCTTCCCTGCTGAGAAGGGAGATTACAGAACTTGATAATAAAGAAAGCTTTCTCAAACTTCGATTCCCAAGAAGATACACATATAAAGCTCACAACTTTTCAGTTTGATATTTGAGATAACTAAATCAGAACTATTTTCCAACCCAAAATAATGCTCCTctaatttaattattcaaaataactCCTTCTATCAGATGGTACTAGAACCTAGAAACTGAGCTGGCACTAAAATCAGGAGTCAATCAACTTTGCCTCAATCCAAACTAATTAGACTCCCCTATATGAATACTATGTATTTAACTACCACTATGAACTAATCCAAAGAACAGATAAAGTTGAAAAGCTATGGTAGATTGATAGCCTGCAAAACATTAATGATAGTGTGATACATCCTCTAAACACTGAACGGAAACATACCATGCCGGAATGGCGATGAACAGAATGAATTCGACGATTTGATCCTGGCAACATCATTTTGGAGGCTATTAGCTTCTCCACTCCCTATAATCCAATTCTcaaatccatataaaaaaaccctaactttAATACAGAAAAAAGAAACAGATAAAATTCCAATCGACAAAAAGGTAATAGGATCAAACCAAGACGATTCCATCCTTGCATTTGATTCCAACAACAGTACCACTGTTATCGACTGctttaccggcgtattcgatcTGAAATACTCTGCCGTCCGGCGAGAATGTCGTCACCGATAGATCATATCCGGTTCCTATGCTACTCATACTTGCCTTTCTTCTTCTCTACTACAGCTTCAGTTGAGCTCAAAGTTTTGTGCTTTGCAGCTCTCTAATAGAGTTTTCTTTGTTCTCAAGACACACTAGTGTAGACTCAAAAACAAAGACGCAAAACTttgttttca
Proteins encoded in this window:
- the LOC125865421 gene encoding proteasome subunit alpha type-3 codes for the protein MSSIGTGYDLSVTTFSPDGRVFQIEYAGKAVDNSGTVVGIKCKDGIVLGVEKLIASKMMLPGSNRRIHSVHRHSGMAVAGLAADGRQIVARAKSEATSFESVYGEPIPVKELAERVASYVHLCTLYWWLRPFGCGVILGGYDRDGPQLYLVEPSGVSYRYFGAAIGKGRQAAKTEIEKLKLSEMTCRQGIIEVAKIIYGVHDEAKDKAFELEMSWVCDESNRQHQKVPDNLLEEAKAAAKAALEEMDAD